In Carya illinoinensis cultivar Pawnee chromosome 9, C.illinoinensisPawnee_v1, whole genome shotgun sequence, the following are encoded in one genomic region:
- the LOC122276817 gene encoding disease resistance protein RUN1-like, with product MAIPKISFTSPSSHPWIHDVFLSFRGEDTRNTFTGHLHHALIEKGIKTFRDDVVLQKGDEISPALLEAIEQSKISIIVFSKKYATSTWCLDELVKILECRKSIGQMVQPIFYNVDPSDVRKQFVKDLDMHENKVKDDIQRVLRWKVALKEAANLSGWHLNNGHESHFIQRIVEEISSILVKCTFLDVAKNPVGLDSHIKAISKLLSVGNDDVRMVGIHGIGGIGKTTIAKAVYNSFALQFQSCCFLANVRETINRSDLVPLQETLLSETLRMNTNLKVGSVDRGITVIKERLCHKKVLLVLDDVNEVEQLEKLAGDKNWFGPGSRIIITTRDQHVLDTHGVERRYKVQELSDADALQLLTLQEIAPFSAGQVAGKNTMQVQITDEGADCRLQMQMQIVYCRCRNISPEFKIWLFATINLSPEIKIAANSYFSCSVSWNAFRKSYPEEGYKALINSVVQYAKGLPLVLVVLGSFLCGRSKPQWESTIRKIQRSLDKDIYEILKISFDALDDNEKAIFLDIACFFNREWKDFVTKILEASDFDPVIGIQVLIERSLVNVDQHARLQMHDVIQLMGRNIVHQESPDEPGKRSRLWSHEDILRVLKENTGTYNAIQGIKLDLFGQKLRLLIIRHARFSESPKSWYNELILLDWDGYPSPSLPSNFHSQKLVTLNMSHSKIKQFKGIEVNILSLF from the exons ATGGCCATCCCAAAAATCTCCTTCACCTCCCCTTCTTCCCATCCTTGGATTCATGATGTGTTTCTGAGTTTCAGAGGGGAAGATACCCGCAATACCTTTACCGGTCATCTACATCACGCTCTCATTGAAAAGGGGATCAAAACCTTCAGAGATGACGTAGTTCTTCAGAAGGGAGACGAAATCTCCCCAGCACTTTTGGAAGCCATCGAACAATCTAAGATTTCCATCATCGTCTTCTCTAAGAAATATGCCACGTCCACGTGGTGCTTAGATGAACTTGTCAAGATTCTCGAGTGTCGGAAATCGATCGGCCAAATGGTTCAACCCATTTTCTACAATGTGGATCCTTCAGATGTGCGGAAACAGTTTGTAAAAGATCTCGATATGCATGAAAATAAAGTCAAGGATGATATACAAAGGGTGTTGAGGTGGAAGGTGGCTCTCAAAGAAGCAGCCAATTTGTCCGGTTGGCATTTGAACAATGG GCATGAGTCCCATTTTATCCAACGCATTGTAGAAGAGATATCAAGTATATTAGTGAAGTGCACATTTTTAGATGTTGCGAAGAACCCAGTTGGATTAGATTCTCACATAAAGGCCATTAGTAAGTTGTTGAGTGTTGGGAATGATGACGTTCGCATGGTTGGAATCCATGGGATTGGTGGAATAGGTAAAACCACTATCGCAAAAGCTGTATACAACTCCTTTGCTCTTCAATTTCAAAGTTGCTGCTTTCTTGCTAACGTCCGAGAAACTATAAACCGGTCCGACCTTGTTCCATTACAAGAAACACTTCTATCTGAGACCTTGCGCATGAATACCAACTTAAAGGTGGGAAGTGTGGATAGAGGAATTACTGTAATAAAGGAGAGGCTCTGCCATAAGAAGGTTCTTTTAGTTCTTGATGATGTCAATGAGGTGGAACAACTTGAGAAATTAGCAGGAGACAAGAATTGGTTTGGTCCAGGAAGTAGAATCATTATTACAACCAGAGATCAACATGTGCTAGATACTCATGGGGTAGAAAGAAGATACAAGGTCCAAGAATTAAGTGATGCTGATGCTCTTCAACTTcttacactacaagaaattgctCCATTTTCAGCGGGTCAAGTCGCCggaaaaaataca ATGCAGGTGCAGATTACAGATGAAGGTGCAGATTGTAGATTGCAGATGCAGATGCAGATTGTCTATTGCAGATGCAG AAACATTTCACCGGAGTTTAAAATTTGGCTTTTTGCGACTATAAATCTGTCGCCGGAAATAAAAATAGCCGCAAAtagctatttttcttgtagtgttagtTGGAATGCTTTCCGTAAGTCTTATCCTGAAGAAGGGTATAAGGCGCTCATAAATAGTGTGGTTCAGTACGCCAAGGGCCTTCCCTTGGTTCTAGTGGTGTTGGGGTCTTTCCTATGTGGTAGAAGCAAACCTCAATGGGAAAGCACAATACGTAAAATTCAAAGAAGTCTTGACAAAGATATCTatgaaatacttaaaataagcTTTGATGCACTGGACGACAATGAGAAGGCTATCTTCCTtgatattgcatgtttctttaacAGAGAATGGAAAGATTTTGTAACAAAAATTTTGGAAGCAAGTGATTTTGATCCAGTTATTGGAATACAAGTTCTCATCGAAAGATCTTTGGTGAATGTTGATCAGCATGCCCGATTGCAGATGCATGACGTGATACAATTGATGGGTAGGAATATTGTTCATCAAGAATCTCCCGACGAGCCAGGAAAGCGAAGCCGATTATGGTCTCATGAGGATATTCTCCGTGTTCTTAAGGAAAATACG GGAACTTATAATGCAATTCAAGGCATAAAGCTAGATTTGTTCGGGCAAAA GCTTAGACTGCTTATAATCCGTCATGCACGCTTTTCAGAGAGTCCTAAAAGTTGGTATAATGAGCTAATATTGCTTGATTGGGATGGATATCCATCACCATCTCTGCCGTCCAATTTTCATTCTCAGAAACTTGTTACTCTCAACATGAGTCACAGTAAAATCAAGCAATTCAAAGGAATAGAGGTAAATATCTTATCTCTtttctag
- the LOC122276528 gene encoding uncharacterized protein LOC122276528: MDSTNSATSPRSVIDYSSTPYYLHPNDNPGALLVSEIFAGDNYIAWSQSITIALTVKNKVAFINGSIAATPADQLVLHTAWLRVNNLEREGRGYCDSSHHNGIESHFKRHNVAPKLSEEERATRRYEMQVDAELHEEQRWKRLRKAEEDDG, from the exons ATGGATTCTACCAATTCTGCCACTTCTCCTCGCTCTGTCATAGATTATTCCTCTACTCCTTATTATCTACATCCAAATGACAATCCTGGTGCCCTCCTCGTATCAGAAATTTTTGCTGGAGATAATTACATTGCATGGAGTCAATCAATCACCATAGCATTGACTGTCAAGAACAAGGTGGCATTCATTAATGGTTCGATTGCTGCTACTCCTGCTGATCAACTTGTTCTTCATACTGCTTGGCTGCGTGTTAACAATTTG gaaagagaaggcAGAGGGTATTGTGATTCAAGTCATCACAATGGGATTGAGTCACACTTCAAGCGCCACAATGTTGCTCCCAAACTTTCAGAGGAAGAGCGGGCTACTAGGCGGTATGAGATGCAAGTGGATGCTGAACTGCATGAAGAGCAAAGATGGAAACGTTTGAGGAAGGCTGAGGAGGACGATGGGTGA